The window TTGGTGCCGCACCAGACCTCGGACGTGTCACGATCGAACATCGAATGAAGCGGACGAGTGGCATTTATGATGCTCCGGCGGAGTATTTTACCGATGGCACGATTGGGCACGTGGGATCGTCTTCGTCGGCGTTACCGTTGCGGCGTTGACccgagcggcggcggcggcggcgaagtGGCAACACTGACGCAAGCTGCGATGCGATTGGAAGATGGGGGCAGGACCCACACGATACCGTATTGTTAAACATTAGTGTTATTACCATGCAAATTCTAGCATAAACTCTACAATTAAAGATGATTAAGACTAATGACTTCTATTGTTGTGAGAACGCAAAGATAAACCAcaacttctaattttttttttgtcgacCAGTTTCCAATTAGTCAATGTAAAATGTCTTAGAATTAGGCCCAGCAAATTGGGCCCGCTAGGAGTCAGCTTTCTTTCAACAAGTTTAATGGCACTAAGTTTAATCGTCAATTGAGTAACTAAGTAGTGCATGTAACGAGCAAATGCAAATATTTCTtcattataaaatataaaattatatcttcaaaaaattttaataatacaAATATCCAActcttttaattaatatttttagatttGTCATCCCTGATTAATTATTGGAGGGTTGATCGCAGCACTAAAGTCCCGgactaaagaaataaataaatcttaGCATTTTAAAATTGTAGGCAGTAAAATGAAAtgtcataaaataaatatatattaggtCATCTCTGATCCGCAACGAAAAGCAATCAGCTCTTGAGACTGATATCTCCGCTTGGTAGCTGCGCCATGGCCTCCACCACGCTAACCACCTCCTTCTCCCTGCTTCGGTACACGAATccctctctttcttcttctcttctcctctcgtaTCTTTGTTCCCATCGTTTATGGTTTTCTGCTTCTCCATACGAGCAGGCGTTATCGTTCATTTCGAGGCCACGCGGTCGCCAAATCCCTCCCAAATCTGTCCTTCGCCCGTCTCCCCGGCCAATCGCCCGCCCTTCTTCGCTCTTGCAGGTTTACAAATTGGCATACTTCTTGTTTGATTTGGATTTGCACGCTGTATTTTGTCTTTTTAACCGAATCGTTAGTTGATTGTTTGATGTTTACACCGGCCAAGATGTCAAGTTTGATGTAGATCTTGGCCTACAATCACTGTTTCTCGGCGCTGATCATTCTCACCTTAATTTTTTCGATCACAATACGAGTTAGGTTTATTTGCCGTAATGCTGATGAAGAGGCTGCCGCCATAGCGGCCGCAAAGGTTGCAGGTAGTGGAGCTCCCACCATGTATGATTCGATATTCCTCTTTTTCCGTTACTTCGCTGGTTAATTTTACCCTGCATTTTTTTGCTGAGTGAGGCATGGTGTCACAATCTTTTGATACAATTGATAATTAAAACAATTGAAGAATAACCCATGAGTGTACCTCGTTTTCTTAGATTTGATAAGATAATAGCAAAGGAGATTCCTTCAACAATCGTGTATGAAGACGAGAAAGTATTGGCATTCCGTGATGTTAATCCTCAAGCACCAGTCCACGTTCTGGTAATACCAAAGATAAAGGATGGATTGACCCAACTTGGAAAGGTGCCTTCTCTATGATACTTTTCTTATCCTTTGATGcatttatttatcataaaataaAGCTTTGAGTGATTAATACAGATCGATTGAGGAGGAACTGATTTTTGTCTTTGCTTTAACAAGAGCATAGTAAGCATCCAACTGAACGAGGATTATATCATCAATTCATGCATAGTAGTAGATAGGAAATGGCAATGCTGTATTGTGCTCGCACTTGAGAATCAGGATATATTCTTCTATAACTCTATGATACTTTGGTTGAGAGAAAGTAGAGTGTTGTCTTGCTTCATATGTCAAGTCTTGCATGGGAAAAAGAATCATATAGTTGTTGTACCAAGAGATTGTGTTTCAAGTGCAAGTGTGAAGATGTTCTTGTTACTCCTAGGCTGAACCAAGGCATGCTGAGATATTGGGTCATCTTCTTTATGCTGCAAAGGTAGTGGCTGAGAAGGAAGGCATCGTAGATGGTTTCCGCGTTGTTATTAACAGTGGTCCTCAAGCATGTAAGCCTCTTTATTGTCGATGTTCTCCTCGGTTTCTTGTCAGCAGCCTTGTAATCTTTTGTGATGTTTTTTGTTATAAGGTCAATCAGTCTATCATCTACACCTGCACGTGCTCGGTGGAAGACAACTCAAATGGCCTGCTGGATAACTGTtacatcggccaccttgttcatcATATATCTTAGAGGCATGCTATTTGGACCTTTTTGTTACTTTTTTCACAGTATTTTTATTGCCAGTATCATCAAAATTTAGGCAAGCCACTGCGAGAACATTGTTCTGTTACTGTCAAAGAGAGATCATGTACCAATTAATTTCTCTGTTTACTTTCCTGGATGATAAACTATGTTCCATGAAAGTGTTTGCTACTATGCTTGTCTAAATGGTTTGTGATCACTTCATGATATTCTCAATAAATTATTCATTTAGCAAAtatattccttgtttctttatgcATTGATCTAATTACAGTGGTAATCTGTTCCATCTGTTCATCAGTGGTATTCCTCCATCTGGATAACAACCAGCATCTATCAtctcttcaaaaatctccaaGC is drawn from Zingiber officinale cultivar Zhangliang chromosome 1B, Zo_v1.1, whole genome shotgun sequence and contains these coding sequences:
- the LOC122047193 gene encoding 14 kDa zinc-binding protein-like; its protein translation is MASTTLTTSFSLLRRYRSFRGHAVAKSLPNLSFARLPGQSPALLRSCRFICRNADEEAAAIAAAKVAGSGAPTIFDKIIAKEIPSTIVYEDEKVLAFRDVNPQAPVHVLVIPKIKDGLTQLGKAEPRHAEILGHLLYAAKVVAEKEGIVDGFRVVINSGPQACQSVYHLHLHVLGGRQLKWPAG